From one Catellatospora sp. IY07-71 genomic stretch:
- a CDS encoding discoidin domain-containing protein yields the protein MQPVLRLTAARGRPLYALVLAVVGVMLMAYTVVISTTEANAAVTLLSQGKPVTASSVENAGTPATAAVDGNTGTRWSSAAADPQWIQVDLGDTATLSQVILRWEAAYATAFQIQTSANGTSWTSVYSTTTGTGGVQTLNVTGSGRYVRMYGTARATGYGYSLWEFQVYGEIGGGTGCGTANVAQGKPATASSVENAGTPASAAVDGNTGTRWSSAFADPQWLQIDLGATTAICQVVLTWEGAYATAYQIQVSSNASTWTSVWSTTTGAGGTVTINAAASARYVRIYMTTRATGWGYSLWEVAVRSGGTPTSPTPSPSTSPGGPIQGGGSLGPNVKVFDPSMSGATIQSQVDAVFNQMESDQFGSGRYVLAFKPGTYSGFNAQIGFYTSILGLGQNPTDVRINGDVTVDAGWFQGNATQNFWRSAENLSINPSAGFTRWAVSQAAPFRRMDISGDLNLAPNGYGWASGGYIADSRVSGAVGPYSQQQWYTRDSQIGSWVNGVWNMVFSGVVGAPANGFPNPVYTTLNNTPLSREKPYLYLDSGGNYRVFVPSLRTNARGISWASGSTPGTSLPLTSFYVAKPGDTAARINQALAQGLHLLFTPGIYHIDGTINVNRADTVVLGLGYATIIPDNGVVAMRVADVDGVKIAGVLFDAGTVNSPILLELGPTGSSASHSANPTSISDVFFRIGGAHPGKATTSLVVNSHNVIIDHIWAWRGDHGAGIGWTVNTADQGVIVNGNNVLATGLFVEHYQKYNVIWNGQGGRTIFFQNELPYDPPNQAAYMNGSTRGYAAYKVADSVTSHEAWGLGVYCYFNVDPTIHAARGIETPNNPNVRFHSISTVSLGGNGVIDNVINTTGGPAQGTATVPSTVTNYP from the coding sequence ATGCAACCGGTACTACGTCTGACCGCGGCCCGCGGCAGACCCCTGTACGCCCTCGTCCTCGCAGTCGTCGGCGTCATGCTCATGGCATACACGGTCGTGATCTCGACGACCGAGGCGAACGCCGCGGTGACCCTGCTGTCGCAGGGCAAGCCCGTCACCGCGTCGTCCGTCGAGAACGCGGGCACGCCCGCGACCGCCGCGGTCGACGGCAACACCGGCACCCGCTGGTCCAGCGCCGCCGCCGATCCGCAGTGGATCCAGGTGGACCTGGGCGACACCGCCACCCTCAGCCAGGTGATCCTGCGCTGGGAGGCGGCGTACGCGACCGCGTTCCAGATCCAGACCTCGGCCAACGGCACGAGCTGGACGAGCGTCTACAGCACCACCACCGGCACGGGCGGCGTGCAGACGCTGAACGTGACCGGCTCCGGCCGGTACGTGCGCATGTACGGCACGGCCCGGGCCACCGGCTACGGCTACTCGCTGTGGGAGTTCCAGGTCTACGGCGAGATCGGCGGCGGCACCGGCTGCGGCACCGCGAACGTGGCGCAGGGCAAGCCCGCCACCGCGTCGTCGGTCGAGAATGCCGGCACCCCCGCCTCGGCGGCCGTGGACGGCAACACCGGCACCCGCTGGTCCAGCGCGTTCGCCGACCCGCAGTGGCTCCAGATCGACCTGGGCGCGACCACCGCGATCTGCCAGGTCGTCCTGACCTGGGAGGGCGCCTACGCGACGGCCTACCAGATCCAGGTGTCCAGCAACGCGTCCACCTGGACGTCGGTGTGGAGCACCACCACCGGCGCCGGCGGCACGGTGACGATCAACGCGGCGGCCTCCGCGCGTTACGTCCGGATCTACATGACCACCCGGGCCACCGGGTGGGGCTACTCGCTCTGGGAGGTCGCCGTGCGTTCCGGTGGCACCCCGACCTCGCCCACCCCGAGCCCGAGCACCAGCCCCGGCGGCCCGATCCAGGGCGGCGGCTCGCTCGGCCCGAACGTGAAGGTCTTCGACCCGAGCATGTCGGGCGCGACCATCCAGTCGCAGGTGGACGCGGTCTTCAACCAGATGGAGTCGGACCAGTTCGGCTCCGGTCGCTACGTGCTGGCGTTCAAGCCGGGCACCTACAGCGGGTTCAACGCGCAGATCGGCTTCTACACCTCGATCCTCGGCCTGGGCCAGAACCCGACCGACGTGCGGATCAACGGTGACGTGACGGTCGACGCCGGCTGGTTCCAGGGCAACGCCACGCAGAACTTCTGGCGCTCGGCCGAGAACCTGTCGATCAACCCGTCGGCCGGGTTCACCCGGTGGGCCGTCTCGCAGGCCGCGCCGTTCCGGCGGATGGACATCAGCGGCGACCTGAACCTGGCCCCGAACGGCTACGGCTGGGCGTCCGGCGGTTACATTGCCGACAGCCGGGTCTCGGGCGCGGTCGGCCCGTACTCGCAGCAGCAGTGGTACACCCGGGACAGCCAGATCGGCAGCTGGGTCAACGGCGTGTGGAACATGGTGTTCTCCGGCGTCGTCGGCGCTCCGGCCAACGGCTTCCCGAACCCGGTCTACACGACGCTGAACAACACCCCGCTCAGCCGGGAGAAGCCGTACCTGTACCTGGACTCGGGCGGCAACTACCGGGTGTTCGTGCCGTCGCTGCGGACCAACGCCCGCGGCATCAGCTGGGCGTCCGGCTCCACTCCGGGCACCTCGCTGCCGCTGACGTCGTTCTACGTCGCCAAGCCGGGTGACACCGCGGCGCGGATCAACCAGGCGCTGGCGCAGGGCCTGCACCTGCTGTTCACGCCGGGCATCTACCACATCGACGGCACGATCAACGTGAACCGGGCCGACACCGTGGTGCTGGGCCTGGGCTACGCCACGATCATCCCGGACAACGGCGTGGTCGCGATGCGGGTCGCCGACGTGGACGGTGTGAAGATCGCCGGTGTGCTGTTCGACGCCGGCACGGTCAACTCGCCGATCCTGCTGGAGCTCGGCCCGACGGGCTCGTCGGCGAGCCACAGCGCCAACCCGACGTCGATCTCGGACGTGTTCTTCCGGATCGGCGGCGCCCACCCGGGCAAGGCGACCACGAGCCTCGTGGTCAACAGCCACAACGTGATCATCGACCACATCTGGGCGTGGCGCGGCGACCACGGTGCGGGCATCGGCTGGACCGTGAACACGGCCGACCAGGGCGTCATCGTCAACGGCAACAACGTGCTGGCCACCGGCCTGTTCGTCGAGCACTACCAGAAGTACAACGTGATCTGGAACGGCCAGGGCGGACGGACCATCTTCTTCCAGAACGAGCTGCCGTACGACCCGCCGAACCAGGCCGCGTACATGAACGGGTCGACCAGAGGCTACGCCGCGTACAAGGTGGCCGACTCGGTCACCAGCCACGAGGCGTGGGGTCTGGGCGTCTACTGCTACTTCAACGTCGACCCGACGATCCACGCCGCGCGCGGCATCGAGACGCCGAACAACCCGAACGTGCGGTTCCACAGCATCTCGACGGTGTCGCTGGGCGGCAACGGCGTGATCGACAACGTCATCAACACCACGGGCGGCCCCGCCCAGGGCACGGCGACGGTCCCCAGCACCGTCACCAACTACCCGTGA
- a CDS encoding uracil-xanthine permease family protein, which yields MFGWREVYGGGTPPPGQVVAPDERLSWPRMFGLGAQHVVAMFGATFVFPVVMGLNPQLAIMVSGVATICFLLIVRGLVPSYLGTSASFVSAVAAIRAQGGDSAAVTGAILVAGLVLALVGLLIHLLGFKVLHAVLPPVVTGAVVMLIGFNLAPVVASVYWPQDQWVALVTMLFVIVVAVAARGFVGRIAIFLGLIFGYVLSWLLDRVVGPITSVLPGSSEATTHDRVDWSGVMAAPWLGFPPHTTVDANGNEIAGWHLPSFNVAFILLVLPAVVALIAENAGHVKAVAEMTRRDLDPVMGKAIGADGVATVLASAVGGSPTTTYAENIGVMAATRIYSTAAYLIAAVVAILFGFSPKFGAVISATPGGVLGGITVVLYGMIGLLGAKIWKENGVDFGNPINLVPLAAGIIIAIGNTSLVFSDTFELSGIALGTIVTIVGYHLARWLAPEYLREQQRLERPGFGTVPIEERRGIADA from the coding sequence GTGTTCGGTTGGCGTGAGGTGTACGGCGGCGGCACCCCGCCGCCGGGGCAGGTGGTCGCCCCCGACGAGCGGCTGTCCTGGCCGCGCATGTTCGGCCTGGGCGCCCAGCACGTGGTCGCCATGTTCGGGGCCACGTTCGTGTTCCCGGTGGTGATGGGGCTCAACCCGCAGCTGGCCATCATGGTCAGCGGCGTGGCCACCATCTGCTTCCTGCTCATCGTGCGCGGCCTGGTGCCCAGCTACCTGGGCACGTCGGCGTCGTTCGTCAGCGCCGTCGCGGCGATCCGTGCCCAGGGCGGCGACTCCGCCGCCGTGACGGGCGCGATCCTGGTCGCCGGCCTGGTGCTCGCGCTGGTCGGCCTGCTGATCCACCTGCTCGGGTTCAAGGTGCTGCACGCCGTGCTGCCGCCCGTGGTTACCGGCGCCGTCGTCATGCTCATCGGCTTCAACCTCGCGCCCGTGGTCGCCTCGGTGTACTGGCCCCAGGACCAGTGGGTGGCGCTGGTGACGATGCTGTTCGTCATCGTGGTCGCGGTCGCCGCCCGCGGTTTCGTCGGCCGCATCGCCATCTTCCTGGGGCTCATCTTCGGGTACGTGCTGTCCTGGCTGCTGGACCGGGTCGTCGGCCCGATCACGTCGGTGCTGCCCGGCAGCAGCGAGGCGACCACGCACGACAGGGTGGACTGGTCCGGCGTCATGGCCGCGCCCTGGCTCGGGTTCCCGCCGCACACCACGGTCGACGCGAACGGCAACGAGATCGCCGGCTGGCACCTTCCCTCGTTCAACGTCGCGTTCATCCTGCTGGTGCTGCCCGCCGTGGTCGCGCTGATCGCGGAGAACGCCGGGCACGTCAAGGCCGTCGCCGAGATGACGCGCCGCGACCTGGACCCGGTCATGGGCAAGGCGATCGGCGCCGACGGTGTGGCCACCGTGCTGGCCAGCGCGGTCGGCGGCTCGCCGACCACCACGTACGCGGAGAACATCGGGGTGATGGCGGCGACCCGGATCTACTCCACGGCCGCTTACCTCATCGCCGCGGTGGTGGCGATCCTGTTCGGCTTCTCGCCGAAGTTCGGCGCGGTCATCTCCGCCACCCCGGGCGGGGTGCTCGGCGGCATCACCGTCGTGCTCTACGGCATGATCGGCCTGCTCGGCGCGAAGATCTGGAAGGAGAACGGGGTCGACTTCGGCAACCCGATCAACCTGGTGCCGCTGGCCGCGGGCATCATCATCGCCATCGGCAACACGTCGCTGGTGTTCAGCGACACGTTCGAGCTGAGCGGCATCGCGCTGGGCACCATCGTCACCATCGTCGGCTACCACCTGGCCCGCTGGCTCGCCCCGGAATACCTGCGCGAGCAGCAGCGCCTCGAACGCCCCGGCTTCGGGACCGTGCCGATCGAGGAACGCCGCGGCATCGCCGACGCCTGA
- a CDS encoding DUF4132 domain-containing protein: MGNREQPVDRLVLMVLVSRARQAAAAGDLATLRATARDMLAQLNRRGGAGALADADERELDRIYDTAFPLTDPADPGDVFDAPWPTTVREEAAEKFADEDTPFGVHLNGLVDAALDRGDRKLLRVLAVTPLGDVDNTSQALIADALQAAGELDDELVGLLAEDPYLCRDLAGHRKPIVAAATADRFRPACDERLWQLTSAPDADWDRLVSTAVPRGLRFVLRGLDFTGNWRVARHLGAAELTPAERAELIEQLREQPRERQEAAFTMRLAAGDAHVLLPLLGLAGAERLLRLIQAGQAPSRVVRNDRAAILAAAAEVRPADAERLLKLAPNDVVAAALGLRRKPIMTRVEKWSPVGITAYGMLPPGDGETVLDRWVALRELRRRAEELFPAPERRRQHAIAVDVALDHLAQVGGYADAAALDAAGEAYSPTPEVPVVSVGAYTAAVGFQDAEAAIVAVKGGRALRSVPKAVRDDPGYAALRERQELMRGEAARLCGRLRRLVATGEPLPAVELARLRATTAGAGLLPLLVWQDVHGRFGLLGDVDVAGPVVAAHPAVLAAAGLLGHWQAEAARLRLCQPVPQLFREWYAPTPEEALGQATRFTGRVIGGGAAVRELASRGWRLDDAPSARATRRAGAHTMVLHGAVPGCWGAGDIGFVRLEFADGAGPVAAGELPPAVFSEALRDLERAARAGRRSVGDHPPGLARSRAELLTAVLGRGGSDRIALDGDTAVVSGSRATYRVHLGTEAVTVNGGRRPRELPYGFGEQMHRALYRPVADQSPATTRLLSRVLWLAEDEQLDRSVLDTLGLATSATAPCPSCGRVHAGR, translated from the coding sequence ATGGGCAACCGCGAGCAGCCGGTCGACCGGCTGGTCCTGATGGTGCTGGTGAGCCGCGCGCGGCAGGCGGCGGCCGCCGGTGACCTCGCCACCCTGCGCGCCACGGCGCGGGACATGCTGGCGCAGCTCAACCGCCGCGGCGGCGCCGGCGCGCTGGCCGACGCGGACGAGCGGGAGCTGGACCGCATTTACGACACCGCGTTCCCGCTCACCGACCCGGCGGACCCGGGGGACGTGTTCGACGCGCCGTGGCCCACCACCGTGCGCGAGGAGGCGGCCGAGAAGTTCGCCGACGAGGACACCCCCTTCGGCGTCCACCTGAACGGGCTGGTCGACGCCGCGCTCGACCGCGGCGATCGCAAGCTGCTGCGCGTGCTCGCCGTCACCCCGCTCGGGGACGTGGACAACACGTCGCAGGCGCTGATCGCCGACGCGCTGCAGGCCGCCGGCGAACTCGACGACGAACTCGTCGGCCTGCTCGCCGAGGACCCGTACCTGTGCCGTGACCTGGCCGGGCACCGCAAGCCGATCGTCGCCGCGGCCACCGCCGACCGCTTCCGGCCCGCCTGCGACGAGCGCCTGTGGCAGCTCACCTCGGCGCCCGACGCGGACTGGGACCGGCTGGTCAGCACGGCCGTCCCGCGCGGCCTGCGGTTCGTGCTGCGCGGGCTGGACTTCACGGGCAACTGGCGGGTGGCCCGCCACCTCGGCGCCGCCGAGCTGACCCCGGCCGAGCGCGCCGAACTGATCGAGCAGCTGCGCGAGCAGCCGCGCGAACGGCAGGAGGCGGCGTTCACGATGCGCCTGGCGGCCGGGGACGCGCACGTGCTGCTGCCGCTGCTGGGCCTGGCCGGGGCAGAGCGGCTGCTGCGCCTGATCCAGGCCGGGCAGGCGCCGAGCCGGGTGGTGCGCAACGACCGGGCGGCGATCCTGGCGGCCGCCGCCGAGGTGCGCCCGGCGGACGCCGAGCGGCTGCTGAAGCTCGCGCCCAACGACGTGGTGGCGGCGGCCCTGGGCCTGCGCCGCAAGCCGATCATGACGCGCGTGGAGAAGTGGTCGCCCGTCGGCATCACCGCGTACGGCATGCTGCCGCCCGGCGACGGCGAGACGGTGCTGGACCGCTGGGTCGCGCTGCGCGAGCTGCGCCGCCGGGCCGAGGAGCTGTTCCCCGCCCCGGAGCGGCGCAGGCAGCACGCGATCGCGGTGGACGTCGCGCTCGACCACCTGGCCCAGGTCGGCGGGTATGCCGACGCGGCCGCGCTGGACGCCGCCGGGGAGGCCTACTCGCCCACGCCGGAGGTGCCGGTGGTGAGCGTCGGGGCGTACACCGCAGCGGTCGGTTTCCAGGACGCGGAGGCGGCGATCGTCGCGGTGAAGGGCGGCCGGGCGCTGCGGTCCGTGCCGAAGGCGGTGCGCGACGATCCCGGGTACGCGGCGCTGCGCGAGCGGCAGGAACTGATGCGCGGCGAGGCCGCGCGGCTGTGCGGCAGGCTGCGCCGTCTCGTGGCGACCGGCGAGCCGCTGCCCGCCGTGGAGCTGGCCCGGTTGCGGGCCACGACGGCGGGTGCCGGGTTGCTGCCGCTGCTGGTGTGGCAGGACGTGCATGGGCGGTTCGGGCTGCTGGGCGACGTGGACGTGGCGGGGCCGGTGGTCGCGGCGCATCCGGCGGTGCTGGCCGCCGCGGGCCTGCTGGGGCACTGGCAGGCGGAGGCGGCCCGGCTGCGGCTGTGCCAGCCGGTGCCGCAGCTGTTCCGGGAGTGGTACGCCCCGACGCCGGAGGAGGCCCTGGGGCAGGCCACGCGGTTCACCGGCCGGGTGATCGGCGGCGGCGCGGCGGTACGGGAGCTGGCCTCCCGGGGCTGGCGCCTCGACGACGCGCCGTCGGCCCGTGCGACGAGACGGGCCGGCGCGCACACGATGGTGCTGCACGGCGCGGTGCCGGGCTGCTGGGGCGCCGGTGACATCGGGTTTGTCCGGCTGGAGTTCGCGGACGGGGCCGGTCCGGTGGCGGCCGGCGAGCTGCCTCCGGCGGTGTTCTCCGAGGCGCTACGCGACCTGGAGCGGGCCGCCCGCGCCGGCCGCCGCAGCGTCGGCGATCACCCGCCGGGCCTGGCCCGGTCCCGGGCCGAGCTGCTGACGGCGGTGCTGGGGCGGGGCGGCTCGGACCGGATCGCCCTCGACGGCGACACGGCCGTGGTCAGCGGCTCGCGGGCGACCTATCGCGTGCACCTCGGCACGGAGGCGGTCACGGTGAACGGCGGGCGGCGGCCGCGCGAGCTGCCGTACGGGTTCGGCGAGCAGATGCACCGGGCGCTGTACCGCCCGGTCGCCGACCAGTCCCCGGCAACGACGCGGCTGCTCAGCCGCGTGCTGTGGCTCGCCGAGGACGAGCAGCTCGACCGTTCCGTGCTGGACACGCTGGGGCTCGCAACGTCGGCTACCGCACCCTGTCCTTCCTGCGGGCGGGTGCATGCAGGGCGGTGA
- a CDS encoding SDR family NAD(P)-dependent oxidoreductase, whose product MSGSTQGIGYAIAAALARSGAHVVVNGRGAESTEAAAARLRDEMPGADVVGVAADLGVAEGAETMRAAVPELDILVNNLGIFGAWPVLEVDDDEWRRYFEVNVLSAVRLIRLYLPGMMERGWGRVTAIASDSAIVTPVEMVHYGMTKTALLAVTRGYAKAAAGTGVTVNSVLAGPTHTAGVETYVAELVGGELPWDEAQRRFMREHRPYSLLQRLIEPEEIAHMVAYLSSDLASATTGGALRVDGGYVDAIIP is encoded by the coding sequence GTGTCGGGGTCGACCCAGGGCATCGGGTACGCGATCGCGGCGGCGCTGGCCCGGAGCGGTGCGCACGTCGTGGTCAACGGCCGGGGCGCGGAGTCCACCGAAGCGGCCGCCGCGCGGCTGCGCGACGAGATGCCCGGCGCCGATGTGGTCGGTGTCGCCGCCGACCTGGGTGTCGCGGAGGGGGCCGAGACGATGCGCGCGGCCGTGCCCGAGCTGGACATCCTCGTCAACAACCTGGGCATCTTCGGCGCGTGGCCGGTGCTGGAGGTCGACGATGACGAGTGGCGCCGCTACTTCGAGGTCAACGTGCTGTCCGCGGTGCGGCTGATCCGGCTCTACCTGCCGGGCATGATGGAACGCGGCTGGGGCCGGGTCACCGCCATCGCCAGCGACTCGGCGATCGTCACTCCGGTCGAGATGGTCCACTACGGCATGACGAAGACCGCGCTGCTCGCGGTGACCAGGGGGTATGCCAAGGCGGCGGCCGGGACCGGGGTGACCGTCAACTCGGTGCTGGCCGGGCCGACGCACACCGCGGGCGTGGAGACCTACGTGGCCGAACTGGTGGGCGGCGAGCTGCCCTGGGACGAGGCGCAGCGCCGGTTCATGCGCGAGCATCGGCCGTACTCGCTGCTCCAGCGCCTGATCGAGCCCGAGGAGATCGCGCACATGGTCGCGTACCTCAGCTCCGATCTGGCCTCGGCGACCACCGGCGGGGCGCTGCGGGTGGACGGCGGCTACGTGGACGCGATCATCCCGTGA
- a CDS encoding C39 family peptidase — MERRAVLRSTVAVGASIGFATVAGPAAAKPTPPAGPRNIAYRGWTSDADFGSGTHLGTAASGDALRLTAAAGQYTYLGANYDYASWTSPSVTTGFPATEAIASWTADTPGATWVQVELRGVTAAGNTTAWKIMGRWAADDATIQRTSVPGQTDADGGIAIDTWTAAAGRELTSWQVRVTLYRPAGGSLTPVVRSLGAVASAVSGSGTATAPAAAQGITLNVPQYSQSIHAGQYPQYGGGGEAWCSPTSTSMVLAYWGTGPTPADYAWVDPGYADPWVDHAARSTYDANYGGTGNWPFNTAYAGRFGIDGFVTRLRSLNEAEKFIAAGIPLILSLSFKKNEIPGLTYGTNGHLLVLVGFSATGEPVLNDPAAATNAAVRKTVGRAQFEAAWLGTSGGVVYVVKQPATALPPAPAQANW, encoded by the coding sequence ATGGAGCGCAGGGCAGTGCTTCGGTCGACCGTCGCGGTAGGTGCGTCGATCGGGTTCGCCACGGTCGCCGGGCCGGCCGCCGCCAAGCCCACGCCACCGGCGGGGCCGCGCAACATCGCGTACCGGGGCTGGACCTCCGACGCCGACTTCGGCTCGGGCACCCACCTCGGCACCGCCGCATCGGGTGATGCCCTGCGCCTGACGGCGGCGGCGGGCCAGTACACCTATCTCGGCGCGAACTACGACTACGCGAGCTGGACGTCGCCCTCGGTGACCACCGGCTTCCCGGCCACCGAGGCGATCGCCTCCTGGACCGCCGACACGCCCGGCGCCACCTGGGTGCAGGTGGAGCTGCGCGGCGTGACCGCCGCGGGCAACACCACGGCCTGGAAGATCATGGGCAGGTGGGCGGCCGACGATGCGACCATCCAGCGCACGTCCGTGCCGGGACAGACCGACGCCGACGGCGGCATCGCGATCGACACCTGGACCGCGGCGGCCGGACGCGAACTGACCAGCTGGCAGGTGCGGGTGACGCTGTACCGGCCCGCCGGGGGCTCGCTCACCCCGGTGGTGCGCAGCCTCGGCGCGGTCGCCTCAGCGGTGTCGGGCTCCGGCACCGCCACGGCACCGGCCGCGGCGCAGGGCATCACGCTCAACGTGCCGCAGTACTCCCAGAGCATCCACGCCGGACAGTACCCGCAGTACGGCGGTGGCGGAGAGGCCTGGTGCAGCCCGACCTCGACGTCGATGGTGCTCGCCTACTGGGGCACCGGCCCGACACCTGCCGACTACGCGTGGGTGGATCCAGGCTACGCCGACCCGTGGGTCGACCACGCCGCCCGCAGCACCTACGACGCCAACTACGGCGGCACCGGCAACTGGCCGTTCAACACCGCCTACGCGGGCCGGTTCGGCATCGACGGCTTCGTCACGCGGCTGCGCTCGCTGAACGAGGCGGAGAAGTTCATCGCCGCCGGGATTCCGCTGATCCTGTCGCTGTCGTTCAAGAAGAACGAGATCCCGGGCCTGACCTACGGCACCAACGGCCACCTGCTGGTGCTGGTCGGCTTCTCCGCGACCGGTGAGCCCGTGCTGAACGACCCCGCCGCCGCGACCAACGCGGCCGTCCGCAAGACCGTCGGCCGCGCCCAGTTCGAGGCGGCCTGGCTGGGCACCAGCGGCGGCGTCGTGTACGTCGTCAAGCAGCCCGCCACGGCCCTCCCGCCCGCCCCCGCCCAGGCCAACTGGTAA
- a CDS encoding MFS transporter, with translation MIETEAGPATYRDVLAEPVFRTLFLTRTLAIGAGSLRILALSVLVFDRTGSPVLTALTFAIGFVPQVVGGTLLAALADRLRPRPLITAGFLLDAAAALVLALLPLPVGASLALLAGVAVFGPVFNGASNRLIAEQLTGDAYVLGRALSSVAGGGAQLLGLAFGGAAVAVLGPGRTLLAAAAVGLVAAVWVRLRLPDFAAPSAESGSALGQSWAVTGRLWRDRPVRRLLLVQWLPPAFIVGAEALVVPYAAERGHGSGTAGIILACAPLGMVVGNLLYSRLLRPAARERLVAVVIAGLGGPLVLLAVPVPAAVAMVVMFLAGAAFCYSLGVQRPFLEALAPEIRGQAFALQFTGLMTLQGVGPVLLGVLAEQTSIGAAMLVAGLGTAAVGGWWALTLRRFPA, from the coding sequence GTGATCGAGACCGAGGCCGGCCCGGCCACCTACCGCGACGTGCTCGCCGAGCCGGTGTTCCGCACCCTGTTCCTCACCCGCACCCTGGCCATCGGGGCCGGGTCGCTGCGGATCCTGGCCCTGTCCGTGCTGGTCTTCGACCGCACCGGGTCCCCGGTGCTGACCGCCCTGACGTTCGCGATCGGGTTCGTGCCGCAGGTCGTCGGCGGGACGCTGCTGGCCGCGCTCGCCGACCGGCTGCGGCCCCGGCCGCTGATCACCGCCGGGTTCCTGCTCGATGCCGCGGCCGCCCTCGTGCTCGCGCTGCTGCCGCTGCCGGTCGGGGCGAGCCTGGCGCTGCTCGCGGGCGTCGCGGTGTTCGGGCCCGTTTTCAACGGCGCGTCCAACCGGCTGATCGCCGAGCAGCTCACCGGTGACGCGTACGTGCTGGGCCGGGCCCTGTCGAGCGTGGCCGGCGGCGGGGCGCAGCTGCTGGGGCTGGCGTTCGGCGGCGCGGCCGTGGCGGTGCTGGGGCCCGGCCGGACGCTGCTGGCCGCGGCCGCCGTCGGGCTGGTGGCCGCGGTGTGGGTGCGGTTGCGGCTTCCGGACTTCGCGGCGCCGTCGGCGGAGTCCGGGTCGGCGCTCGGGCAGAGCTGGGCGGTCACCGGGCGGCTGTGGCGCGACCGCCCGGTCCGGCGGCTGCTGCTGGTGCAGTGGCTGCCGCCCGCGTTCATCGTCGGGGCGGAGGCGCTGGTGGTGCCGTACGCGGCCGAGCGCGGCCACGGGTCCGGGACGGCCGGGATCATCCTGGCCTGCGCGCCGCTGGGCATGGTCGTCGGCAACCTCCTCTACAGCCGCCTGCTGCGCCCGGCCGCACGGGAACGGCTGGTGGCCGTCGTGATCGCCGGGCTGGGCGGGCCGCTGGTGCTGCTGGCGGTGCCGGTGCCGGCCGCCGTCGCGATGGTGGTGATGTTCCTGGCCGGGGCGGCCTTCTGCTACTCGCTGGGCGTGCAGCGGCCGTTCCTGGAGGCGCTGGCGCCGGAGATACGCGGGCAGGCGTTCGCGCTGCAGTTCACCGGCCTGATGACGTTGCAGGGCGTGGGGCCGGTGCTGCTGGGCGTGCTCGCCGAGCAGACCTCGATCGGGGCGGCGATGCTCGTCGCGGGACTGGGCACGGCCGCCGTCGGTGGCTGGTGGGCGCTGACCCTCAGGCGGTTCCCGGCCTGA
- a CDS encoding DUF5937 family protein: protein MLRFEVTADDLLHSRFAISPLFELDSLIRILAGLSRNQRLPVSWAARLRPAYEQLSADPAMRAVVALHSLRHGPGFLAPPPGGLAQSIEDDLAVVRATPLPLARRDVRSGLALRPCHDAEALAVLHDPDVAALLADALERAWHALLAADWLRLRVICERDVLHRSADLGRSGWAAAFDGLPRVRWRSGGIEIPQLLNAKVEVAGRGLLLVPSVFIWPGVAAHHEQPWHPAIIYAARGVAALWEPDPPPAEALAALVGRARARLLEALAEPASTTQLARSLGLAPGAVGDHLAVLLRAGLLDRARSGRSVLYRRTPLGDALAATASL, encoded by the coding sequence ATGCTCCGGTTCGAGGTCACCGCCGACGACCTGCTGCACAGCCGGTTCGCGATCAGCCCGCTGTTCGAGCTGGACAGCCTCATCCGCATCCTGGCGGGGCTGTCGCGCAACCAGCGGCTCCCGGTGAGCTGGGCCGCGCGGCTGCGTCCGGCGTACGAGCAGCTGAGCGCCGACCCGGCGATGCGCGCGGTGGTGGCGCTGCACTCGCTGCGACACGGTCCCGGGTTCCTGGCGCCGCCACCCGGAGGGCTGGCCCAGAGCATCGAAGACGACCTCGCGGTGGTACGCGCCACCCCGCTCCCGCTGGCCCGCCGTGACGTCCGGTCCGGCCTCGCCCTGCGCCCCTGCCACGACGCCGAGGCGCTCGCCGTACTGCACGACCCGGACGTGGCCGCGCTGCTGGCCGATGCCCTGGAACGGGCCTGGCACGCGCTGCTGGCCGCCGACTGGCTGCGGCTGCGCGTCATCTGCGAACGCGACGTGCTGCACCGCTCGGCGGACCTGGGCCGCTCCGGCTGGGCGGCGGCGTTCGACGGGCTGCCCCGGGTGCGCTGGCGGTCCGGCGGCATCGAGATCCCGCAACTGCTCAACGCCAAGGTCGAGGTGGCCGGGCGCGGGCTGCTGCTGGTGCCGTCGGTGTTCATCTGGCCGGGCGTCGCCGCCCACCACGAGCAGCCCTGGCACCCGGCGATCATCTACGCGGCGCGCGGCGTCGCCGCCCTGTGGGAGCCGGACCCGCCGCCCGCCGAGGCGCTCGCGGCGCTGGTCGGCAGGGCACGAGCACGCCTGCTCGAAGCGCTCGCCGAGCCTGCCAGCACGACCCAGCTCGCCCGGTCGCTCGGCCTGGCCCCGGGTGCGGTCGGTGACCACCTGGCCGTGCTGCTGCGGGCGGGCCTGCTCGACCGCGCCCGCTCCGGCCGCTCGGTCCTCTACCGCCGGACTCCGCTCGGCGACGCCCTGGCCGCCACCGCGTCGCTCTAG